TCGTTGATGCCCATGGTGCGGTCGCCCTGCACGTTGCTGTGGCCGCGTACAGGGCACAGGCCCGCGCCCGGGCGGCCAATGTTGCCGCGCAGCAACATCAGGTTGGCGATTTCCTGGATGGTCGGCACCGAGTGACGGTGCTGGGTGATGCCCATCGCCCAGCACATGATCACGTTCTTGCCTTTGGCGTACATGCGTGCGGCTTGCTCGATCTCCACCAGCGTCAGGCCGGACTGCTCGACGATTTCCTCCCATGAGGTGTCATCGATCTGGCCCAGATAGTCCAGTACGTTCACGGTGTGTTCGTTGAGGAAGTCATGATCGAACACGGCTTCCTTGCCTTCGGCCAGGGCCTGGCGCTCCCATAGCAGCAGGAATTTGGCCATGCCGCGCAGGATGGCCATGTCGCCGCCCAGCGCCGGGCGGAAATAGGCTGTATTGGTCGGCTTGTCGCCGTTGGTGAGCATTTCCAGGGGATGTTGCGGGTGCTGGAAGCGTTCCAGGCCACGTTCCTTCAGGGGGTTGATACATACCACCTGGGCGCCGCGTTTCACCGCTTCGCGCAGCGGCTCAAGCATGCGCGGGTGATTGGTGCCGGGGTTCTGGCCCCAGACGAAAATCGCGTCGGCATGTTCGAAGTCATCAAAGGTTACGGTGCCTTTGCCCACGCCCACACTCTGTGCCAGGGCGACGCCGCTGGCTTCGTGGCACATATTCGAGCAGTCGGGGAAGTTGTTGGTGCCGTAGGCGCGCACGAACAGCTGATACAGGTAGGCGGCTTCGTTGCTGGCGCGGCCAGAGGTGTAGAACTCGGCCATGTCCGGGCTGGGCAGAGCATTGAGGTGCTTGCCGACCAGGTCGAACGCGGCTTCCCAACTGATGGGCTGATAGCGGTCGGTCTCGGCGTTGTAGCGCATCGGCTCGGTGAGACGGCCCTGATATTCCAGCCAGTAATCGCTTTGCTCCAGCAGCGCGGTAACGCTGTGCTTGGCGAAGAATGCGGCGTCCACGCGGCGCTTGGTGGCCTCCCAGTTGACCGCCTTGGCGCCGTTTTCGCAGAACTTGACCATGCCGCTTTCCGGCGAGTCGCCCCAGGCGCAGCCCGGGCAGTCGAAGCCGCCGTTCTGGTTGGTCTTGAGCATCATGCGCAGGTTTTTCAGCGCGTTGTCGCTGGTCAGCCAGGCTTGCGCCACGCTGATCAACGCACCCCAGCCGCCGGCCGGGCCTTTATAGGGCTTGTAGCGTGGGGTCGGGGTCTGGTCGGCTTGGTGGTGAAGGCTCATGGCTGGTACTCCATCGCAGGGCTGTAAACCCGCGGCGCGCTTTTCTGCGGCAGGTGGATGAGATTGAGGTTATGCCGGCGCGCCCATTGCAGGGCCAGGCCGGTGGGCGACGACAGGCTGATCAGGGTCTGGATGCCCGCGCGCAGGACTTTCTGGATCAATTCGAGACTGCAGCGGCTGGTGACAATCGCCAGGCCGCCGTCGGTCGGAATTTCTTGGCGAATCAGTGCGCCAATCAATTTATCCAGGGCGTTATGCCGACCGATGTCTTCGCGGCCCATCAGCAATTCGCCCTGATTGTTCATAAAGATCGCCGCATGCACGGCGCCGCTGTATTGGCCCAGGGGTTGAAACGCACTGATGCGCTGGCGCAGGCCATCAAGCCAATCGGCCGGTGGCAAGGGCGCGCCGGGCAGCACCTGAAGATCAGGCAAGGCTTGCTCCACAGCTTCTACGCCGCACAGGCCGCAGCCGCTGGTACCTGCCAATTGGCGGCGCTGCTGCTTGAGGTTCCAGAACGCACGGCTGGAAATCTGTACCTGGGCGTACTGGGCGGAGCCGGAACCGCTGATCTTCAGGTCATAGATGTCGCTGACGTCGGTGATAATGCCGCTGCCAATGCTGAAGCCGACGATGAAATCTTCCAGGTCAGTCGGCGTCACCAGCATGACGGCCTGGCTGATGTCGTTATACGCAATCGCCAGCGCCACCTCTTCGGCCAGCGCAGTGCTGCCGACTTCGGTGTGTTCCAGATTGCTGTACTGGTAGCTGTGGCTGGCGGCGGGCGCGGGCGTTTCAAGGGCGGGCGCCGCGCAGGTGGGGCGCTTGGCGTTCATGGGGCAGTACCACCGGCGGATTGATCAGTGTTCAGACTAGGCGCGACAAAGGGTCGCGTCTAATCGCCAGTATTGATGTATTGATAGATAGCGTCGATCAAGGTTCGGTTTTTCGTCCAGGAGTGGACCTGGAACCCAAACCCCCGGGACTGGTCTAGTCTTGGGCATCAGGCACTTAAACCCAAGGAGAGCGCACCATGAGTATTTTCAGTTTTGTTAAGGAAGCAGGCGCGAAATTGATTGATCTGCTGACGCCGGGTAATGCAAACGCCAGTGAGCAGTTGAAGGACCACATCTCCAAGGTTGGCCTTGGAAATCCGAATGTGCAGGCGACCGTTGAGGGTGACAAAGTCACGCTGACGGGTGAAGTCGCGACTCAGGAAGAGAAAGAAAAAATCATCCTGGCGACCGGCAATATCGAAGGTGTCGGCAGTGTTGAAGACAAGCTCACCGTCTCCGGCCCGGTGGTTGCCGCTGCGCGTTTCGTGGTGGTGAAAAAAGGCGACACCCTCAGCGCGATTTCCCTGGCGGTGTACGGCAATGCCAACCAGTACAACAAGATTTTCGAGGCTAACGAGCCGATGTTGTCGCACCCGGACAAGATCTACCCAGGCCAGACCCTGCGTATCCCTGAGTAATACGCAGGATAAAATGAGGAAGCTCGCCCTTTTTGTAGGAGCGAGCTTGCTCGCGAAAAACTCACAGGCACCGCGTTTATGCAGGAAATACGCGTTATCGTTGACGTTTTTCGCGAGCAAGCTCGCTCCTACAGTTTGGTATTAGGGCGTGTCCTCCCTCCCATACTCGCTCAAAGCCCGGTAATAAGTTCTCGATAATTCCCGACGGCTGCGAACTCTGCAGTGTCCTTTGGCCCCTTTTTGCTGTCAGGTTCTTTGACTGCCAGCAGATGCCCCACGCCGAAATCCCTGGCACTGCGCAGAATCGGCAAGGTGTCGTCGATAAACAGGCTACGGGCCGGGTCGAACTGGATATCGGCTTGCAGCGCTTCCCAGAACTGCCGGTTTTCCTTGGGGAAGCCGTAATCGTGGGAACTGATCAGTTGTTCGAAATAGGGCGCCAACTCGATGCGCTCCAATTTCAATGACAATGAATCGCGATGCGCATTGGTGATCATGATCACGCGCTTGCCGGCCTGTTTGATCGCCGCCAGGAACGTATCGGCGTCCGGGCGCAGGGCGATCAGGTGGGCGGTTTCCAGCTTGAGTTCGCGCACCGGGATTGCAAGCTCGGCGCTCCAGAAGTCCAGGCAATACCATTGCAACTGTCCGGCGTTACGCTCGAACAGCGGCTGCAATTCCAGGTGCGCCATGGCCAGGCTCACGCCGTGCAGCTCGGCGTAGCGTTGCGGCAGGTGCTCCATCCAGAAGTGGTTGTCGTAATGCAGGTCGAGCAAGGTGCCGTCCATGTCCAGCAGGACGGTGTCGATGGCGTGCCAGGGCAAAGAGGGCATGGGGCGTTCTCATGTAAGTAAAGATATCCGACACAGACAATCGGAAAAGCCACGGTATAGTAACCCGATCACGCCAAGGAGCCGTTTATGCGCCAGAAACCCACCGTCCTCGCCCGCGAAATAGTCGCCAGTAGCCGTTTGTTCCGCGTGGAGGAGGTGCAATTGCGCTTTTCCAATGGCGTTGAGCGGACCTACGAACGTCTGGTGGGCCGTGGTGCCGGTTACGGCGCAGTGATGATCGTGGCGATGATCGACGAAGATCATGCATTGCTGGTGGAAGAGTACTGCGGTGGCACCGATGAATATGAGTTGTCCTTGCCCAAGGGCTTGATCGAGCCTGGCGAGGATGTGCTGGCGGCGGCGGACCGCGAACTCAAGGAAGAGGCCGGCTATGGCGCGCGTCAGTTGGAACATATCACCGAGCTGTCGCTGTCGCCCGGCTATATGAGCCAGAAAATCCAGGTGGTGCTGGCCACCGATCTTTATGAAGAGCGCCTGGAAGGCGATGAGCCTGAGCCGATGCGCGTGGAGCGGGTCAACCTGCGTGAGCTGTCGGCGCTGGCGCAGAATGAGCAGTTCAGCGAGGGCCGGGCGCTTGCCGCGCTGTACCTGGTGCGGGACCTGCTGACCCAGCGTGGAGTGTTCAGCGTATGAGCGAGCTGTTCCTGGGCCACCCGTTTATCGCGCCGGTCATTGAATTGGCGCGCCAGGCCGGTGAAGCCATCCTGCCGTACTGGCGTGCCGATGTAGCGGTGACCTCCAAGGCGGATGATTCGCCGGTGACGGCCGCCGATCTGGCCGCCCATCATCTGATTCTCGCGGGGCTCACGGCGCTGGACCCGAGCATTCCGGTGCTGTCCGAAGAAGACGCCGATATCGACCAGAGCGTACGCGCCGGCTGGCAGCGTTGGTGGCTGGTGGACCCGCTGGACGGCACCAAGGAGTTCATCAGCGGCAGTGAAGAGTTCACGGTCAATATTGCCTTGATCGAGCAGGGCCGCGTTGTGTTCGGCGTGGTCTCGATGCCCACCAGCGGCCGTTGCTATTTCGGCGGCGCGGGCCTGGGGGCTTGGCGTTCGGACGTGGATGCGGCGCCCAGGCAGATTCAGGTGCGCCAGACTCCGGCTGCGGGTGAAGCCTTTACCGTGGTTGCCAGCCGCCGTCATACCAGCCCGGAGCAGGAGCGTTTGCTGGAGGGGCTGAGCCAGGGTTTGGGCGAGCTGAAACTGGCGAATATCGGCAGCTCCTTGAAGTTCTGCCTGTTGGCCGAGGGCAGCGCCGATTGCTATCCGCGTCTGGCGCCGACGTCGCAGTGGGACACCGCAGCGGCGCAAGGCGTGCTGGAAGGGGCGGGGGGCGAGGTGCTGGAGTTGAGTGGCAAGCCGTTCAGCTACCCGGCGCGGGAATCGTTGTTGAACCCGTTCTTTCTTGCGTTGCCGGCCAAGGCTGAATGGCGGGAGCGCTTGTTGAGCCTGGCCAGATCTTAAGACCTGCGCAAATTAAAAATGTGGGAGGGGGCTTGCCCCCGATTGCGGTGTAACAGTCAGAAGCGGGTTGTCTGACACACTGCTATCGGGCGCAAGCCCCCTCCCACATTTTGATTTGTGTGATGGCGGCTAGCGGTGGAGGACGTATTGGCCGGTGAAGGTTACTGCGCGGTCTTCAATGCCCTTATTCACAATCCACGTCTGCAGCGCCAGGCGCGCTCGGCCATGGCGTTTGTAGGTGGCCACAAAGCGCGTCCACACCTTTTCCTCCGGCGCTGCGCAAATCACCGTCGCGTCCTGGGTCACCGGCAACGGATAACTGATCTGCCCTTCCTGAATCACAATATGCCCGTCTTCAATGCCGTCTTCGCGCAATTTCAGGTGCAACCAGCCCCAGCCTGCCAGTACGGCGCCGCAGTAGAGGCTGCCGCCAAACATGGTGCTCTTGTGGTTGATATTGGCTTGCAAGGGTAGATGCAGTTGCAGCTGGCCGTGTTGCCAGTCGAGCACCTTGAGCCCCATTTCGCGGGTGAGGGGGATGTCGTGGTGGAGGACGGATTCCAGGTAACGGCTGTCGCGGCTCATGGCGGTCTCTTGGCGGGTGGACAGGGTCATTCGTCGTCTGCGCTGTGGCTGGCGCTGTCGGCGAAGTTCAGGCCGTGCTTGCGCAGTTTGTCGTGCAGGGTTTTGCGTGGCACGCCGAGGGCTTCGGCGAGGCTGCGCAGGGAGCTGTGGGGCCGGGTCAGTTCGGCGGCGATCAGGCTTTTTTCGAACTGTTCGACTTGCTCGCTCAAACCGCCAGGCGTGGACGTCAGTGTGCTGGCGGATGGATTGTCCGGCGAACTGTCCAGGGCCAGTTCCAGGCCCAGGGCAAAGCGTTCGGCGGCGTTTTGCAGCTCACGCACATTGCCTGGCCAACTGTGACGTAACAGCAGGGCACGTTGCCCCGGTTGCAGTTCGTGCAGCGGCAGGCCGTGGCGGCTGCTGGCTTCGTCGGCAAAATGCTGGAACAGCATCAACGCGTCTTCGCCCCGTTCGCGCAACGGCGGAATGCGCAGCGGCGCGACGTTGAGACGGTAGTACAAGTCGGCGCGGAAACGGCCCTGGTCGGCGGCCTGGCGCAGATCTTCCTTGGTGGCGGCGATGATGCGGATGTCCAGAGGGATCAACTGGTTGCCGCCCAGGCGCTCCACCACGCGTTCCTGTAACAGGCGTAGCAGCTTGACCTGCACGTCCAGGCTCATGCTTTCGATTTCATCGAGAAACAGCGTGCCGCCGTTGGCGAATTCGAACTTGCCGATACGGCGCTTCTGCGCGCCGGTAAACGCGCCCGGTTCATGGCCGAACAGTTCGCTTTCCACGACTGACTCGGCCAGCGCGCCGGCGTTGATCGCCACGAACGGGCCGCTGCGCCGGTTCGAAAGATCGTGCAGGGCGCGGGCGACGACCTCCTTGCCGGCGCCGGTTTCGCCGAGGATCAGCACATCGGCCCTGGTCGCCGCCAGCGCACCGATTTGCTCGCGCAGGCGCAGCATCTGCGGCGAATGCCCGACCAGGCGGGTGCTCAGTTGCTGGCGATCGCTGAGCGCCAGGCGCAGGCTGCGGTTGTCCAGCACCAGGCGGCGCAGGGCCAGGGCGCGGCGTACGCTGTCGAGCAGGGCGTCGCTGGCGAAGGGTTTTTCAAGGAAGTCGTAGGCGCCGGCGCGCATGGCCTGCACCGCCAGCGGCACGTCGCCGTGGCCGGTGATCAGCAGCACGGGCAGGTCCGGGTCCTGGCCGTGCAGCTCGGCGAGCAGCTCCAGGCCGTCCATGCCCGGCATGCGGATATCACTGACCACTACGCCGGGCCAGTCTCGCGACAGGCGCGCGGTGAGGCCGCTGGCTTCACCCAGGGGCAGCACTTTCAGCCCGGCCAGGTCGAGGGTCTGGCATAGCGCCTGACGCAAGTGGGGATCGTCGTCGATCAGCACCACCTGAATCTGGTTATCGATACTCATACACTGCGGTCCTCGGACGGTTGCACACTGACGCCCGGCGAGCCGGCGCGCAGTTTCAGGGTTAACAGCGCGCCGCCTTCCTTGTGGTTGGCGAACAGCAGTTCGCCGCCGAAGGCACGCATCAGGGTGTCGCAGATCGCCAGGCCCAGGCCCAGGCCCTGGGTGCGCGTCTTGGTGGTGTAGAACGGCTCGCTGGCGCGGCCCAGGGCTTCCATGCAAAAGCCGGGGCCGTTGTCGCGGATATACAGGTTGACGCCCTGCTCGGTGGCTTGGGCACTCAGCCATAGTTTGCGTGGCGGGCCTTTTTCGGTGAGGGCATCGAGGGCATTGGCCAGCAGGTTGCCCAGCACCTGGCGCAGACGGGTTTCACCGGCTTGTACCCACAGGGTCGCCTCGGGTAAGTCGCGGATCAATTCCACTTCCATCGAGCGCCGCCGCTTGCCCAGCAAGGCCAGCGCATCGTCCAGCGCCGGTTGCAACGCCACGCTTTCCGGCGCGTGGCGGTCACGGCGGGCGAACGCGCGCAAGTGCGCGATGATCGACGCCATGCGCCCGGTCAGTTCGCTGATCAATTTGAGGTTGCCGCGGGCATCGGCGGTGCGTTCATGGTCGAGCAGCACTTCAGCATTCTCCGCGTAGCTGCGAATCGCTGCCAGGGGTTGGTTCAGTTCATGGCTGATGCTGGCGGACATGGTGCCCAGCGCCGAGAGCTTGCCGGCCTGCACCAGGTCGTCCTGGGCGCGTACCAGTTC
This genomic stretch from Pseudomonas orientalis harbors:
- a CDS encoding FdhF/YdeP family oxidoreductase — protein: MSLHHQADQTPTPRYKPYKGPAGGWGALISVAQAWLTSDNALKNLRMMLKTNQNGGFDCPGCAWGDSPESGMVKFCENGAKAVNWEATKRRVDAAFFAKHSVTALLEQSDYWLEYQGRLTEPMRYNAETDRYQPISWEAAFDLVGKHLNALPSPDMAEFYTSGRASNEAAYLYQLFVRAYGTNNFPDCSNMCHEASGVALAQSVGVGKGTVTFDDFEHADAIFVWGQNPGTNHPRMLEPLREAVKRGAQVVCINPLKERGLERFQHPQHPLEMLTNGDKPTNTAYFRPALGGDMAILRGMAKFLLLWERQALAEGKEAVFDHDFLNEHTVNVLDYLGQIDDTSWEEIVEQSGLTLVEIEQAARMYAKGKNVIMCWAMGITQHRHSVPTIQEIANLMLLRGNIGRPGAGLCPVRGHSNVQGDRTMGINERPPVAFLDSLERRFQFQVPRTNGHNVVEAIHAMLEGRAKVFIGLGGNFAQATPDSTRTFEALRNCDLTVQISTKLNRSHLMHGKDALILPCLGRTDIDIQADGPQAVTVEDSFSMVHGSNGQLQPLSKLMKSEPAILAGIAAATLGSKPVDWNWLVADYGRIRDLIADTIPGFKDFNEKIKHPGGFYLGNSAGARRWNTPSGRANFRPNVLPKDLIHERTHATGRVPDLIMQSMRSHDQYNTTIYGLDDRYRGVKGQRDVLFVNEADIIRLGFKPGQKADIISLWEDGRERRVKGFTLLAFDIPAGQAAAYYPEVNPLVPLESTGDGSHTPTSKFVAIRLEAASDNGLIMARSA
- the fdhD gene encoding formate dehydrogenase accessory sulfurtransferase FdhD, whose translation is MNAKRPTCAAPALETPAPAASHSYQYSNLEHTEVGSTALAEEVALAIAYNDISQAVMLVTPTDLEDFIVGFSIGSGIITDVSDIYDLKISGSGSAQYAQVQISSRAFWNLKQQRRQLAGTSGCGLCGVEAVEQALPDLQVLPGAPLPPADWLDGLRQRISAFQPLGQYSGAVHAAIFMNNQGELLMGREDIGRHNALDKLIGALIRQEIPTDGGLAIVTSRCSLELIQKVLRAGIQTLISLSSPTGLALQWARRHNLNLIHLPQKSAPRVYSPAMEYQP
- the lysM gene encoding peptidoglycan-binding protein LysM; its protein translation is MSIFSFVKEAGAKLIDLLTPGNANASEQLKDHISKVGLGNPNVQATVEGDKVTLTGEVATQEEKEKIILATGNIEGVGSVEDKLTVSGPVVAAARFVVVKKGDTLSAISLAVYGNANQYNKIFEANEPMLSHPDKIYPGQTLRIPE
- the yrfG gene encoding GMP/IMP nucleotidase, with amino-acid sequence MPSLPWHAIDTVLLDMDGTLLDLHYDNHFWMEHLPQRYAELHGVSLAMAHLELQPLFERNAGQLQWYCLDFWSAELAIPVRELKLETAHLIALRPDADTFLAAIKQAGKRVIMITNAHRDSLSLKLERIELAPYFEQLISSHDYGFPKENRQFWEALQADIQFDPARSLFIDDTLPILRSARDFGVGHLLAVKEPDSKKGPKDTAEFAAVGNYRELITGL
- the nudE gene encoding ADP compounds hydrolase NudE; amino-acid sequence: MRQKPTVLAREIVASSRLFRVEEVQLRFSNGVERTYERLVGRGAGYGAVMIVAMIDEDHALLVEEYCGGTDEYELSLPKGLIEPGEDVLAAADRELKEEAGYGARQLEHITELSLSPGYMSQKIQVVLATDLYEERLEGDEPEPMRVERVNLRELSALAQNEQFSEGRALAALYLVRDLLTQRGVFSV
- the cysQ gene encoding 3'(2'),5'-bisphosphate nucleotidase CysQ, giving the protein MSELFLGHPFIAPVIELARQAGEAILPYWRADVAVTSKADDSPVTAADLAAHHLILAGLTALDPSIPVLSEEDADIDQSVRAGWQRWWLVDPLDGTKEFISGSEEFTVNIALIEQGRVVFGVVSMPTSGRCYFGGAGLGAWRSDVDAAPRQIQVRQTPAAGEAFTVVASRRHTSPEQERLLEGLSQGLGELKLANIGSSLKFCLLAEGSADCYPRLAPTSQWDTAAAQGVLEGAGGEVLELSGKPFSYPARESLLNPFFLALPAKAEWRERLLSLARS
- a CDS encoding thioesterase domain-containing protein, whose amino-acid sequence is MSRDSRYLESVLHHDIPLTREMGLKVLDWQHGQLQLHLPLQANINHKSTMFGGSLYCGAVLAGWGWLHLKLREDGIEDGHIVIQEGQISYPLPVTQDATVICAAPEEKVWTRFVATYKRHGRARLALQTWIVNKGIEDRAVTFTGQYVLHR
- a CDS encoding sigma-54-dependent transcriptional regulator, translating into MSIDNQIQVVLIDDDPHLRQALCQTLDLAGLKVLPLGEASGLTARLSRDWPGVVVSDIRMPGMDGLELLAELHGQDPDLPVLLITGHGDVPLAVQAMRAGAYDFLEKPFASDALLDSVRRALALRRLVLDNRSLRLALSDRQQLSTRLVGHSPQMLRLREQIGALAATRADVLILGETGAGKEVVARALHDLSNRRSGPFVAINAGALAESVVESELFGHEPGAFTGAQKRRIGKFEFANGGTLFLDEIESMSLDVQVKLLRLLQERVVERLGGNQLIPLDIRIIAATKEDLRQAADQGRFRADLYYRLNVAPLRIPPLRERGEDALMLFQHFADEASSRHGLPLHELQPGQRALLLRHSWPGNVRELQNAAERFALGLELALDSSPDNPSASTLTSTPGGLSEQVEQFEKSLIAAELTRPHSSLRSLAEALGVPRKTLHDKLRKHGLNFADSASHSADDE